From a single Agrobacterium tumefaciens genomic region:
- a CDS encoding flagellar basal body-associated FliL family protein, with translation MENEQAESKKKSSPVVMTIAGVVILTLLGAGGGWLVGGMIAPKIAGAEAAAHAPAASAEKGKAAEGIEKISAEANGIVQLDPITTNLAYPSTNWVRLEVALMFKGPVEVGLAEDIHQDIMAYVRTVSLQQLEGPRGFQYLKDDIQERVDLRSQGRVSKVMFRTFVIE, from the coding sequence ATGGAAAACGAACAGGCTGAGAGCAAGAAAAAGTCCTCTCCGGTGGTCATGACCATCGCTGGCGTTGTGATCCTGACGCTGCTCGGTGCGGGCGGCGGCTGGCTGGTGGGCGGCATGATCGCCCCCAAGATCGCCGGCGCGGAAGCCGCAGCGCACGCGCCGGCCGCTTCGGCTGAAAAAGGCAAGGCCGCCGAGGGCATAGAGAAAATCTCCGCCGAAGCGAACGGCATCGTCCAGCTCGACCCCATCACCACCAACCTCGCCTACCCTTCGACCAACTGGGTGCGGCTGGAAGTGGCGCTGATGTTCAAGGGGCCGGTGGAAGTCGGGCTGGCGGAGGATATCCACCAGGATATCATGGCCTATGTGCGCACCGTTTCCCTTCAGCAGCTGGAAGGGCCGCGCGGCTTTCAATATCTTAAGGATGACATTCAGGAACGAGTTGACCTGCGCTCGCAAGGGCGCGTATCCAAGGTCATGTTCCGGACCTTTGTCATCGAATGA
- a CDS encoding flagellin, giving the protein MTSILTNVAAMAALQTLRAIGSNMEETQSRVSSGLRVKTASDNAAYWSIATTMRSDNGALSAVQDALGLGAAKVDTAYSAMETTVDVVKEISKKLVAAREAGVDKAKIQEEIRQLQDQLKSIGESASFSGENWLKGKISDASGNLTPVTKQIVGSFVRDGAGNVAVKTINIQVDNKTALFDTSTGATKNGILDSAAYYSDTGVLRDFEITTTTPAGVATTTPSTAKVFTEAQLLGFPSGTTTTVSAADATTGLVTVAAATTARNNGTYFKIGENAAGEALYVKANNTAPTPAGTTVTAIGTGGSSNNNIYLETAAATSQMAQKLDYSLIDLDITKDLSGLTDAKGQPLTDNDGLDNMIQFVNTQLESLISASADLGSIKMRLDLQEDFVSKLTDSIDKGIGRLVDADMNEESTKLKALQTQQQLAIQSLSIANTSSENILSLFRQ; this is encoded by the coding sequence ATGACCAGCATTTTGACAAACGTCGCGGCAATGGCCGCCCTTCAGACCCTTCGCGCCATCGGCAGCAACATGGAAGAAACGCAGTCGCGTGTCTCCTCCGGCCTGCGCGTCAAGACCGCATCCGACAACGCCGCCTACTGGTCGATCGCGACCACCATGCGTTCCGATAATGGCGCTCTTTCCGCCGTGCAGGACGCCCTCGGCCTCGGCGCCGCAAAGGTCGATACCGCCTATTCCGCCATGGAAACCACCGTCGATGTCGTCAAGGAAATCAGCAAGAAGCTGGTTGCAGCCCGCGAAGCAGGTGTCGACAAGGCAAAGATCCAGGAAGAAATCCGCCAGCTTCAGGACCAGCTCAAGAGCATCGGCGAATCCGCCTCCTTCTCCGGCGAAAACTGGCTGAAGGGCAAGATCAGCGACGCTTCGGGCAACCTGACGCCGGTCACCAAACAGATCGTCGGTTCCTTCGTTCGTGATGGTGCAGGTAACGTCGCCGTCAAGACCATCAACATTCAGGTTGATAACAAGACCGCGCTTTTCGATACGTCAACCGGCGCGACGAAAAACGGCATTCTCGACAGCGCTGCCTATTACTCCGACACCGGTGTTCTGCGTGATTTCGAAATCACCACGACGACGCCCGCAGGTGTTGCGACAACCACGCCTTCTACCGCAAAAGTGTTTACCGAAGCTCAGCTTCTTGGTTTCCCGTCGGGTACGACAACCACGGTTTCGGCTGCGGACGCAACAACCGGCCTCGTAACCGTTGCCGCGGCAACAACCGCAAGAAACAACGGCACCTATTTCAAGATCGGTGAAAACGCAGCTGGCGAAGCCCTCTATGTGAAGGCCAACAATACGGCACCGACGCCCGCTGGCACCACTGTGACGGCGATCGGCACCGGTGGCTCCTCCAACAACAATATCTATCTCGAAACCGCTGCGGCAACGTCGCAGATGGCGCAGAAGCTTGATTACTCGCTGATCGATCTGGACATCACCAAGGACCTCAGCGGGCTGACGGATGCCAAAGGCCAGCCGCTGACCGACAATGACGGTCTCGACAACATGATCCAGTTCGTCAACACGCAGCTGGAATCGCTTATCAGCGCAAGCGCCGATCTTGGTTCAATCAAGATGCGTCTCGATCTGCAGGAAGACTTCGTCTCGAAGCTGACCGACTCCATCGACAAGGGCATCGGCCGCTTGGTTGACGCCGACATGAACGAAGAGTCCACGAAGCTCAAGGCTCTCCAGACGCAGCAGCAGCTGGCGATCCAGTCGCTTTCCATCGCCAATACCAGCTCCGAAAATATCCTGTCGCTATTCCGCCAGTAA
- the murA gene encoding UDP-N-acetylglucosamine 1-carboxyvinyltransferase: protein MDRIRITGGNKLNGIIPISGAKNAALPLMIASLLTSDTLTLENVPHLADVEQLIRILGNHGVDISVNGRRESQGEAYSRTVHFTCRTVVDTTAPYELVSKMRASFWVIGPLLAREGRARVSLPGGCAIGTRPVDLFIEGLEALGATMEIDGGYINATAPKGGLIGAVYTFPKVSVGATHVMLMAASLARGTTVIHNAAREPEVVDLAQCLTAMGAKIEGAGTSTITIEGVTSLSGARHRVLPDRIETGTYAMAVAMAGGDVVLEGTRASLLDNALDTLRLAGATISETETGLRVVRNGNGIQPVDVVTEPFPGFPTDLQAQFMALMTRSQGVSHITETIFENRFMHVQELARLGAKISLSGQMARIEGVSRLKGAPVMATDLRASVSLVIAGLVAEGETMVSRVYHLDRGFERLEEKLTRCGALVERVSD, encoded by the coding sequence ATGGATCGCATCAGAATTACGGGTGGCAACAAGCTTAACGGCATCATTCCCATCTCCGGCGCAAAAAACGCCGCCTTGCCGTTGATGATCGCATCGCTTCTGACCAGCGACACGCTGACGCTCGAAAACGTGCCGCATCTGGCCGATGTTGAACAGCTCATCCGTATTCTCGGCAATCACGGCGTCGATATTTCCGTCAATGGTCGCCGCGAAAGCCAGGGCGAAGCCTATTCCCGCACCGTCCATTTCACCTGCCGCACCGTGGTTGATACAACGGCACCCTATGAGCTGGTTTCCAAGATGCGCGCCAGCTTCTGGGTCATCGGCCCGCTTCTGGCCCGTGAAGGCCGCGCCCGCGTTTCCCTGCCAGGCGGCTGCGCCATCGGCACGCGCCCGGTTGATCTGTTTATCGAGGGCCTCGAGGCGCTCGGCGCGACGATGGAAATCGACGGCGGCTACATCAACGCCACAGCCCCCAAGGGCGGCCTGATCGGCGCGGTTTATACCTTCCCGAAAGTCTCCGTCGGCGCAACGCACGTGATGCTGATGGCAGCGAGCCTTGCCCGCGGCACCACCGTCATTCACAACGCCGCCCGCGAGCCGGAAGTCGTCGATCTGGCGCAGTGCCTCACCGCAATGGGCGCGAAGATCGAAGGTGCGGGTACCTCCACCATAACCATCGAGGGCGTCACCTCGCTCTCCGGCGCGCGCCACCGGGTTCTGCCTGATCGTATCGAGACCGGCACCTATGCCATGGCGGTTGCCATGGCCGGCGGCGACGTGGTGCTGGAAGGCACGCGCGCATCGCTGCTCGACAATGCGCTCGATACGCTGCGGCTCGCGGGTGCGACGATCAGCGAGACCGAAACCGGTCTGCGCGTCGTGCGCAACGGCAACGGCATCCAGCCGGTCGATGTTGTCACCGAGCCCTTCCCCGGCTTCCCCACCGATCTGCAGGCGCAGTTCATGGCGCTGATGACCCGCTCGCAGGGTGTTTCCCACATCACCGAGACCATTTTCGAAAACCGCTTCATGCATGTGCAGGAACTGGCCCGCCTCGGCGCGAAGATTTCGCTTTCCGGCCAGATGGCCCGCATCGAGGGCGTCTCCCGCCTGAAGGGTGCGCCCGTGATGGCGACCGATCTGCGCGCCTCGGTATCGCTGGTCATTGCCGGTCTGGTGGCGGAAGGCGAGACCATGGTTTCGCGCGTCTACCATCTCGATCGCGGTTTCGAACGTCTTGAAGAAAAGCTCACCCGCTGCGGCGCACTGGTCGAACGCGTCAGCGATTGA
- a CDS encoding flagellin — protein sequence MASILTNASSMAALQTLRSIGNNMETTQGRISSGLKVGSASDNAAYWSIATTMRSDASALSTVSDALGIGAAKVDTAYSGMEATIKVVQEIKDKLILAQDPTADKKKIQKEIGQLQKQLTSIADSATFNGENWLKTKASNDGAAFAVGTDDAAIANLKKQVVASFTRDSAGAVKVQRVDMQLSGSNILFDTGAVTDGKGTGILDKAAIADGVKQTVSNLDISDLSIYKGAGATMLGTAAATDNDILDKLISHVDKQLETLNSAAADLGSVSNRISMQEDFVSKLTSTMEKGIGRLVDADMNEESTRLKALQTQQQLAIQALSIANSDSQNILSLFR from the coding sequence ATGGCAAGCATTCTCACCAACGCCTCCTCTATGGCTGCTCTCCAGACGCTGCGTTCTATCGGCAACAACATGGAGACCACACAGGGCCGTATTTCGTCGGGCCTCAAAGTAGGTTCCGCCTCCGACAACGCCGCTTACTGGTCCATCGCGACCACCATGCGTTCGGACGCTTCGGCGCTCTCTACCGTTTCCGACGCGCTCGGCATCGGCGCTGCCAAGGTCGACACGGCTTATTCCGGTATGGAAGCCACCATCAAGGTCGTCCAGGAAATCAAGGACAAGCTGATCCTTGCTCAGGACCCGACCGCCGACAAGAAGAAGATCCAGAAGGAAATTGGCCAGCTCCAGAAGCAGCTGACCTCCATCGCAGACTCCGCAACCTTCAACGGTGAAAACTGGCTGAAGACGAAGGCATCCAACGATGGCGCCGCATTTGCTGTCGGTACGGACGATGCCGCTATCGCCAACCTGAAAAAGCAGGTTGTCGCATCCTTCACCCGTGACTCCGCTGGCGCCGTCAAGGTTCAGCGCGTTGACATGCAGCTCAGCGGTTCGAACATCCTGTTCGACACCGGCGCTGTGACGGACGGCAAGGGCACGGGCATTCTCGACAAGGCAGCGATCGCAGACGGCGTAAAGCAGACTGTTTCGAACCTCGATATCTCGGACCTGTCGATCTACAAGGGCGCTGGCGCCACAATGCTCGGCACTGCCGCTGCAACCGACAACGACATCCTCGACAAGCTCATCAGCCACGTCGACAAGCAGCTTGAAACCCTCAACAGCGCTGCTGCCGATCTGGGTTCGGTGTCCAACCGCATCTCCATGCAGGAAGACTTCGTCTCCAAGCTGACCTCGACCATGGAAAAGGGTATCGGCCGTCTGGTTGACGCCGACATGAACGAAGAGTCCACCCGCCTCAAGGCTCTGCAGACGCAGCAGCAGCTGGCAATTCAGGCCCTGTCGATCGCCAACAGCGACTCGCAGAACATCCTGTCGCTCTTCCGTTAA
- the flgH gene encoding flagellar basal body L-ring protein FlgH has translation MSTRRLPALLLPLALLAGCQNNQTLKEIGNAPAMSPIGSGLQFSQTPQMGMYPKQPKHMASGYSLWSDSQGALFKDLRALNIGDILTVNIQINDKADFDNETERNRTNSSGLNWKAKAEIFGWTPEADSNIKYGSDTDTQAKGKTKRSEKLTLMVAAVVTGILENGNLIISGSQEVRVNHEIRILNVGGIVRPQDVDAQNMISYERIAEARISYGGRGRLTEVQQPPVGQQVVDLFSPL, from the coding sequence CCCTGAAGGAAATCGGCAACGCACCCGCGATGAGCCCGATCGGCAGCGGCCTGCAATTCAGCCAGACGCCGCAGATGGGCATGTATCCCAAGCAGCCGAAACATATGGCGAGCGGCTATTCGCTGTGGAGCGACAGCCAGGGCGCATTGTTCAAGGATCTGCGCGCGCTGAATATCGGCGACATCCTGACCGTCAACATCCAGATCAACGACAAGGCCGATTTCGACAACGAGACCGAACGCAACCGCACCAATTCCAGCGGTCTGAACTGGAAGGCCAAGGCGGAAATCTTCGGCTGGACGCCGGAAGCGGACTCCAACATCAAATACGGATCCGACACCGACACCCAGGCCAAGGGCAAGACCAAGCGTTCTGAAAAGCTGACGCTGATGGTGGCTGCCGTGGTGACCGGCATTCTGGAAAACGGCAACCTCATCATCAGCGGTTCGCAGGAAGTGCGCGTCAACCACGAAATCCGCATCCTCAATGTCGGCGGTATCGTCAGGCCGCAGGATGTCGATGCGCAGAACATGATTTCCTATGAGCGTATCGCCGAAGCCCGCATCTCCTACGGCGGTCGTGGCCGCCTGACGGAAGTGCAGCAGCCCCCGGTCGGTCAGCAGGTCGTCGACCTGTTCTCGCCGCTCTGA
- a CDS encoding DUF2948 family protein: MSGLKLLALDTEDLSVISTHMQDSVFKLKDVAFEPKHGQFTLSANRFVWESADKKNLPPERCRSVVFLKRVSAVRSYGINRTDKEQVLSLLAIRFVQNGEGPDGAVELTLSGGGAIALDVECIEAQLTDVSGAWETAAKPHHPDSE; this comes from the coding sequence ATGAGCGGCCTGAAATTGCTCGCGCTGGATACTGAAGATCTCTCCGTCATCTCGACGCATATGCAGGACAGCGTCTTTAAACTGAAAGACGTTGCCTTCGAGCCGAAGCATGGCCAGTTCACGCTTTCCGCCAATCGTTTCGTATGGGAAAGCGCCGACAAGAAGAACCTGCCACCGGAGCGCTGCCGCAGCGTCGTTTTCCTCAAGCGGGTCTCCGCCGTGCGCTCATATGGCATCAACCGCACCGATAAGGAGCAGGTCCTGTCGCTTCTCGCCATCCGCTTCGTGCAGAATGGCGAAGGACCCGATGGAGCCGTTGAGCTGACGCTTTCGGGCGGCGGCGCCATAGCGCTCGACGTCGAATGCATCGAGGCGCAGCTGACCGATGTGAGCGGCGCCTGGGAAACCGCCGCCAAACCGCATCATCCCGATAGCGAATAA
- a CDS encoding low molecular weight phosphatase family protein, with protein MSDPAAAPNEGRAPKSVLFMCGMNSIRSPMAEVIAKRLVAPGIYIQSAGVRAGERDPFVDAVLEEQGFSLGKHKPRTLDEIEDDFFDLIITLTPEAHHAALELTRSNSLDVVYWPTMDPTVITGTREQILDAYREVRDHLSKLISERLPGRQQPVADTLSKD; from the coding sequence ATGAGCGATCCTGCCGCAGCGCCAAACGAGGGACGAGCGCCCAAATCGGTCCTCTTCATGTGCGGTATGAACTCCATCCGTTCCCCCATGGCGGAAGTCATCGCCAAACGGCTGGTGGCGCCTGGCATTTACATCCAGTCGGCTGGCGTGCGGGCTGGCGAGCGCGATCCCTTCGTGGATGCAGTGCTGGAGGAACAGGGATTTTCGCTCGGCAAACACAAGCCGCGCACGCTGGACGAGATCGAGGATGATTTTTTCGATCTGATCATTACATTGACCCCAGAGGCCCATCACGCCGCGTTGGAACTGACCCGCTCGAATTCGCTCGATGTGGTCTATTGGCCGACCATGGATCCGACGGTGATCACGGGCACGCGCGAACAGATTCTCGACGCCTATCGCGAAGTGCGGGACCATCTGTCGAAACTGATTTCGGAACGCCTGCCGGGGCGGCAGCAGCCGGTGGCGGATACGCTGTCAAAAGACTGA
- the fliP gene encoding flagellar type III secretion system pore protein FliP (The bacterial flagellar biogenesis protein FliP forms a type III secretion system (T3SS)-type pore required for flagellar assembly.), translating into MIRFLVTIAVLLALPGLASAQQFPSDLFNTQIDGSVAAWIIRTFGLLTVLSVAPGILIMVTSFPRFVIAFSILRSGMGLASTPSNMILLSMAMFMTFYVMSPTFDKAWTDGVQPLLQNQINEQQAIGRIAEPFRTFMNANTRDKDLKLFVDIARERGQEVMTDNVVDYRVLVPAFMLSEIRRGFEIGFLIILPFLVIDLIVATITMAMGMMMLPPTSISLPFKILFFVLIDGWNLLVGSLVRSFN; encoded by the coding sequence ATGATTCGATTTCTTGTAACCATCGCCGTCCTCCTCGCCTTGCCGGGCCTTGCCAGCGCCCAGCAATTTCCGTCCGATCTGTTCAATACGCAGATCGACGGATCCGTCGCGGCATGGATCATCCGCACCTTCGGCCTTCTGACAGTTCTCTCCGTCGCGCCGGGCATCCTGATCATGGTCACGAGCTTTCCTCGTTTCGTGATCGCCTTTTCGATCCTGCGCTCCGGCATGGGCCTTGCCTCGACGCCATCCAACATGATCCTGCTGTCGATGGCGATGTTCATGACCTTCTACGTCATGTCGCCCACCTTCGACAAAGCCTGGACGGACGGCGTGCAGCCGCTTTTGCAGAACCAGATCAACGAACAGCAGGCGATAGGGCGCATCGCCGAACCCTTCCGTACCTTCATGAACGCCAATACGCGTGACAAGGACCTGAAGCTGTTCGTCGATATCGCCCGTGAGCGCGGACAGGAAGTGATGACCGACAATGTCGTCGATTACCGCGTTCTCGTTCCGGCCTTCATGCTGTCGGAAATCCGCCGCGGTTTCGAGATCGGCTTCCTGATCATCCTGCCGTTTCTGGTCATCGACCTCATCGTCGCCACCATCACCATGGCCATGGGCATGATGATGCTGCCGCCCACCTCGATTTCCCTGCCGTTCAAGATCCTGTTTTTCGTGCTGATCGACGGCTGGAACCTGCTCGTCGGCAGCCTCGTCAGATCGTTCAACTGA
- a CDS encoding flagellin — MTSILTNVAAMSALQTLRSIGQNMETTQDRVSSGQRVGEASDNAAYWSIATTMRSDNGALSAVQDALGLGAAKVDTAYSGMESSIDVVKEIKNKLVAAREPGVDKSKIQEEIKQLQDQLKSISSSSSFSGENWLQATVSNGAGELKNVTKQIVGSFIRDAAGNVSVKTVNVDLSRNTVLFDTSSGAAKDKQGVLDSYAYFSSTGSYKLFEITNDSDGVGAAQPVTKVAAAKVYTEAQLKGLKEATAGTAVTFTTAAATGIVTIANADTTTPNVNGTYFNLGNDQYVKINTTAPTAPATKTNIAVGLDGTTKIYLEEGADAQLATQLTYSLTSLDITKDLTGTFKNSDGSAVSENQYLDAMVSFVDKQLQSMTSAAADLGSVKMRIELQENFVNKLTDSLDKGIGRLVDAEMNEESTMLKALQTQQQLAVQALSIANNDSQSILSLFR, encoded by the coding sequence ATGACGAGCATTCTTACTAACGTCGCAGCTATGTCTGCACTTCAGACCCTGCGCTCTATCGGCCAGAACATGGAAACGACGCAGGACCGCGTTTCCTCCGGCCAGCGCGTCGGCGAAGCTTCCGACAACGCCGCTTACTGGTCGATCGCGACCACGATGCGTTCCGACAACGGCGCACTTTCGGCCGTCCAGGACGCTCTCGGCCTCGGCGCTGCCAAGGTTGATACGGCTTATTCCGGTATGGAATCGTCCATCGACGTCGTCAAGGAAATCAAGAACAAGCTGGTTGCCGCCCGCGAACCCGGCGTCGACAAGTCCAAGATCCAGGAAGAAATCAAGCAGCTCCAGGATCAGCTGAAGTCGATCTCCAGCTCCTCTTCCTTCTCCGGTGAAAACTGGCTGCAGGCCACCGTCAGCAACGGCGCTGGCGAACTGAAGAACGTCACCAAGCAGATCGTGGGCTCCTTCATCCGCGACGCCGCCGGTAACGTATCCGTAAAGACCGTTAATGTTGACCTGAGCCGTAACACGGTCCTGTTCGACACGTCTTCGGGCGCTGCAAAGGACAAGCAGGGCGTCCTCGACTCCTACGCTTATTTTTCTTCCACGGGCAGCTACAAGCTGTTCGAAATCACCAATGACTCGGACGGCGTAGGCGCCGCTCAGCCGGTGACCAAGGTTGCTGCAGCCAAGGTTTACACTGAAGCTCAGCTTAAGGGCCTGAAGGAAGCAACAGCCGGCACCGCCGTCACCTTCACCACCGCCGCTGCAACGGGTATCGTCACGATCGCTAATGCCGATACGACCACTCCGAACGTCAACGGCACCTACTTCAATCTTGGCAACGACCAGTACGTGAAAATCAACACGACTGCGCCGACTGCGCCGGCAACCAAGACCAACATTGCCGTTGGCCTCGACGGCACCACCAAGATCTACCTCGAAGAAGGCGCTGACGCCCAGCTTGCAACGCAGCTCACCTACTCGCTGACGTCTCTGGACATCACCAAGGATCTGACCGGCACGTTCAAGAACAGCGACGGCTCGGCAGTCTCGGAAAACCAGTACCTCGACGCGATGGTATCCTTCGTCGACAAGCAGCTCCAGAGCATGACGTCCGCTGCCGCCGACCTCGGCTCGGTCAAGATGCGCATCGAACTGCAGGAAAACTTCGTCAACAAGCTGACCGACTCGCTCGACAAGGGCATCGGTCGCCTGGTCGACGCTGAAATGAACGAAGAATCCACGATGCTGAAGGCTCTTCAGACCCAACAGCAGCTGGCTGTTCAGGCCCTGTCGATCGCCAACAACGACTCGCAGAGCATTCTCTCGCTCTTCCGTTAA
- a CDS encoding UPF0262 family protein, whose protein sequence is MASGDFRLCDVVLDDSIGRSTPDVEHERAVAIFDLIEENTFEPAGHEGGPYRLHISLVDAKLVFAIKTEDEKDVSTHILSLTPFRRIIKDYFLICESYYEAIRSSTPSQIEAIDMGRRGIHNDGSQTLMDRLSGKIKVDFDTARRLFTLVCVLYWRG, encoded by the coding sequence ATGGCTTCAGGCGATTTCCGGCTCTGCGACGTGGTTCTGGACGATAGTATCGGCCGGTCCACGCCTGATGTGGAGCACGAACGCGCCGTCGCCATTTTCGACCTGATCGAAGAAAATACCTTTGAGCCAGCGGGCCACGAAGGCGGGCCATACCGGCTGCATATTTCGCTGGTCGATGCCAAGCTGGTTTTCGCGATAAAGACCGAAGACGAAAAAGACGTTTCGACCCATATTCTATCGCTGACGCCGTTCCGCCGCATCATCAAGGATTATTTCCTGATCTGCGAAAGCTATTATGAGGCGATCCGCTCCTCTACACCCAGTCAGATCGAGGCGATCGACATGGGCCGGCGCGGCATTCACAATGACGGCTCGCAGACCCTGATGGATCGGCTTTCCGGCAAGATCAAGGTGGATTTCGACACGGCGCGCCGCCTCTTCACCCTTGTCTGCGTGCTTTATTGGCGGGGTTAG
- the hisD gene encoding histidinol dehydrogenase, whose protein sequence is MAIWLEQASADFEQKFAAFLTTKREVSEDVNATVRDIINDVRQRGDAALAHYSQKFDGIDFTKVSMRVTADEIDAAYSAVDKSVIEALELAARRIEKHHARQMPKDDIYEDDIGVGLGSRWTAIEAVGLYVPGGTASYPSSVLMNAVPAKVAGVERIVMVVPANGGVINPAVLAAARIAGVVEIYRIGGAQAVAALAYGTETIAPVAKIVGPGNAYVAAAKRQVFGTVGIDMIAGPSEVLVIADRDNDPDWLAADLLAQAEHDRGAQSILITDNAELGKAVEAAVERQLKRLSRAETAAASWADFGAVILVEKLTDAIPLANRIAAEHLELAVDDPDALMAHIRNAGAIFVGRHTPEVIGDYVGGSNHVLPTARSARFSSGLSVLDFVKRTSILRLGPEQLRQLAPAAITLARSEGLDAHARSVSIRLNPES, encoded by the coding sequence GTGGCAATCTGGCTGGAGCAGGCATCGGCTGATTTCGAACAGAAATTCGCAGCCTTCCTGACGACCAAGAGGGAAGTTTCCGAAGACGTCAATGCGACGGTTCGTGACATCATCAACGATGTCCGCCAGCGTGGCGATGCGGCCCTTGCCCATTATTCCCAGAAATTCGACGGCATCGATTTTACCAAGGTTTCGATGCGGGTAACGGCGGATGAAATCGATGCCGCCTATTCAGCGGTCGACAAAAGCGTCATCGAAGCCCTCGAACTCGCGGCCCGGCGCATTGAAAAACACCATGCGCGGCAGATGCCGAAGGACGACATCTACGAAGACGATATTGGCGTGGGGCTCGGCTCGCGCTGGACGGCCATCGAGGCTGTCGGCCTTTATGTGCCTGGCGGCACCGCCAGCTATCCCAGCTCGGTGCTGATGAATGCCGTACCGGCAAAGGTCGCCGGCGTGGAGCGCATCGTCATGGTCGTGCCCGCCAATGGCGGCGTGATAAACCCCGCGGTTCTTGCTGCGGCGCGTATTGCCGGCGTTGTGGAGATCTATCGCATCGGTGGCGCGCAGGCTGTCGCAGCCCTTGCCTATGGCACGGAAACCATCGCACCGGTCGCCAAGATCGTCGGCCCCGGCAACGCCTATGTGGCAGCTGCGAAACGCCAGGTCTTCGGCACGGTCGGCATCGATATGATCGCCGGTCCCTCCGAGGTGCTTGTTATTGCCGACAGGGACAATGATCCGGACTGGCTGGCCGCCGATCTGCTGGCGCAGGCGGAGCATGATCGTGGTGCACAATCGATTCTCATCACCGACAATGCCGAACTCGGCAAGGCGGTGGAGGCAGCCGTCGAGCGGCAGTTGAAGCGCCTGTCGCGCGCCGAGACGGCAGCGGCGAGCTGGGCCGATTTCGGCGCGGTCATTCTGGTTGAGAAGCTCACCGACGCCATTCCGCTGGCCAACCGCATCGCCGCCGAACATCTGGAACTTGCCGTCGATGACCCCGACGCGCTGATGGCCCACATCCGCAATGCCGGTGCCATCTTCGTCGGACGCCATACGCCTGAGGTGATTGGCGATTATGTCGGCGGCTCCAACCATGTTCTGCCGACCGCGCGCTCGGCACGCTTCTCCTCCGGGCTTTCGGTGCTTGATTTCGTCAAGCGCACCTCTATCCTGCGCCTTGGGCCAGAGCAGTTGCGCCAGCTTGCGCCGGCAGCGATCACCCTTGCCCGTTCGGAAGGGCTGGACGCGCATGCGCGCTCGGTCTCCATTCGCCTCAATCCGGAAAGTTAA